One genomic region from Terasakiella sp. SH-1 encodes:
- a CDS encoding FAD-linked oxidase C-terminal domain-containing protein, which produces MSLSYGQIDQAFLEQLVALTSADRVSTSQALCEQHGTDESYHTAKAPDVVIFTLSTKEVAEVVKLCAAQKVPIIPYGTGTSLEGHVAALHGGVCIDLSQMTEIVEVRPQDLDVTVQAGVTRKTLNEYLRDTGLFFPIDPGADASLGGMASTRASGTNAVRYGTMSENVLSLTVVTPTGDVVRTSSRSKKSAAGYDLTHLYVGSEGTLGIITEVTLRLYGIPEKITAAVCPFPGLEDAVNMVISTIQCGIPVARMELLDDRQMYAVNEYSKLNYEVAPTLFFEFHGSPSSVDEQVELVKDIADEFGGTNFQWASQAEDRDRLWNARHNAYYAALALRPGCKGVSSDACVPISRLAEAIMQTKQDIEESFLDGTIVGHVGDGNFHTLFAFDPDNEEELLEAKRLNGRIVERAIAMEGTCTGEHGVGHGKIDYLESEFGKGGLDLMRSIKKAMDPDNIMNPGKIVRL; this is translated from the coding sequence ATGTCTCTTTCTTATGGTCAAATTGATCAGGCTTTTCTTGAACAGTTAGTGGCCTTGACCAGCGCTGATCGTGTTTCAACGTCCCAAGCTTTGTGCGAACAACATGGCACTGATGAGTCTTACCACACAGCCAAGGCTCCGGATGTGGTGATCTTCACACTTTCTACAAAAGAAGTGGCTGAGGTGGTGAAATTATGTGCTGCACAGAAAGTGCCGATCATCCCTTATGGGACCGGAACCTCACTGGAAGGCCATGTTGCTGCCCTGCATGGCGGGGTCTGTATTGATCTGTCGCAAATGACAGAGATTGTGGAGGTTCGCCCGCAGGATTTGGATGTAACGGTTCAAGCCGGGGTGACGCGCAAGACCTTGAATGAGTATCTGCGCGATACCGGCTTGTTTTTCCCCATTGACCCCGGTGCAGATGCCTCACTGGGTGGAATGGCATCGACACGGGCCTCAGGGACCAATGCGGTGCGCTACGGCACCATGAGTGAGAATGTCCTGTCCTTAACCGTTGTTACCCCGACGGGGGATGTTGTGCGGACTTCATCGCGATCTAAAAAATCGGCAGCAGGGTATGATTTGACGCACCTTTATGTGGGATCAGAAGGCACGCTGGGCATTATTACCGAAGTGACCTTGCGCCTTTATGGTATTCCGGAAAAGATTACGGCGGCTGTCTGTCCGTTTCCCGGCTTGGAAGACGCTGTAAATATGGTGATTTCAACCATTCAATGTGGCATTCCGGTGGCCCGGATGGAGTTGCTGGATGACCGCCAGATGTATGCGGTGAATGAATATTCAAAACTGAATTATGAGGTGGCTCCGACCCTGTTCTTTGAATTTCATGGCTCGCCTTCTTCTGTGGATGAACAGGTTGAGCTGGTTAAAGATATCGCAGATGAATTTGGGGGAACCAATTTCCAATGGGCCAGTCAGGCCGAAGATCGCGACCGTTTGTGGAATGCGCGTCATAATGCCTATTATGCGGCTCTTGCCTTGAGGCCGGGGTGTAAGGGGGTATCTTCAGATGCCTGTGTGCCAATCTCCCGTTTGGCCGAGGCGATTATGCAAACCAAGCAAGACATTGAAGAGTCTTTTCTGGATGGTACGATTGTCGGCCATGTGGGGGATGGTAATTTTCATACGCTTTTCGCTTTTGATCCCGACAATGAAGAAGAATTATTGGAAGCCAAGCGCTTAAATGGCCGTATTGTAGAACGCGCCATTGCCATGGAAGGGACTTGTACAGGCGAACATGGTGTGGGTCATGGCAAGATAGATTATCTGGAAAGTGAATTTGGGAAAGGTGGTTTGGACCTGATGCGTTCAATTAAAAAAGCGATGGACCCGGATAATATTATGAATCCGGGTAAGATCGTCCGCCTTTAG
- a CDS encoding MBL fold metallo-hydrolase, whose product MSLVDIQFLGTGDAFGTGGRFNTCFHVVGAKNSFLIDCGATSLVALRKFEINPDSIDMIFLSHLHGDHFAGVVFFLMDARYVSKRKKPLVIAGPHGVKKRTIEAMQALYPGCWDKGIDFELIFVELKIGHEQGIAGVKVHPYQAKHLLDGNDFILRFEVDGKIITYSGDTGWTAELATAAHGADLLICESYHFDEKCEFHLDYDTLVQNKGYLHTRKLILTHLGPEALARKDEMEFDVAFDGMLISV is encoded by the coding sequence ATGAGTCTCGTTGACATTCAGTTTTTAGGAACAGGAGACGCCTTTGGGACAGGCGGGCGTTTTAACACCTGTTTTCATGTTGTCGGGGCCAAAAACTCCTTTCTGATTGATTGCGGGGCAACCTCACTTGTCGCGCTTCGCAAATTTGAAATTAACCCAGACAGCATTGATATGATCTTCCTCAGCCATCTTCATGGCGACCACTTTGCCGGAGTGGTCTTCTTTCTGATGGATGCGCGTTATGTCTCTAAACGCAAGAAACCTTTGGTCATTGCCGGCCCCCATGGGGTGAAAAAACGCACTATTGAGGCCATGCAAGCCCTTTACCCTGGTTGCTGGGACAAAGGGATTGATTTCGAACTGATTTTTGTAGAACTCAAAATCGGTCATGAACAAGGAATTGCCGGGGTTAAAGTCCATCCCTATCAAGCCAAACATCTATTAGATGGCAATGATTTTATCTTGCGCTTTGAAGTGGATGGCAAAATCATTACCTACAGCGGTGATACCGGATGGACGGCAGAACTCGCCACCGCAGCCCATGGGGCTGACCTGCTCATTTGTGAATCCTATCACTTTGATGAAAAATGCGAATTCCATCTGGATTATGACACCCTTGTCCAAAATAAAGGCTATCTGCACACCCGCAAGCTGATCCTCACCCATCTTGGCCCCGAAGCCTTGGCACGAAAAGATGAGATGGAATTTGACGTTGCCTTTGACGGTATGCTGATTTCCGTTTAA
- a CDS encoding type IV pili methyl-accepting chemotaxis transducer N-terminal domain-containing protein, whose translation MRKLFLHCAIICSSLLLGDFSTPASAQDEIQIKKLNIAGRQRMLSQRIARAACFIGNYHDLKGHRKMLAQAMKTFDESHDLLKNGHVADGFPKEADPQILAELEKLDQPWTMLKFAASVLRDSASQPGLDVDMIAALNMAALKQAHSVVETMARTYSGDQKATGSSRSIDIAGRQRMLSQKAAKEFCLVSYGLNIDQNRQDLLKTVQMFDSALDDLRNGNPARNIPPAPSLNIRTELTQLKTQWQTPRAIMLAVANGTDAREKDFDVIAQTNDDILKQANKVVEMLVAYYGRFEKS comes from the coding sequence ATGCGTAAGCTTTTTTTACATTGTGCCATCATTTGCAGTTCATTACTTCTAGGTGATTTTTCAACGCCTGCCAGCGCACAAGATGAAATTCAGATTAAAAAGCTGAACATTGCCGGGCGTCAGCGCATGTTGAGCCAACGCATCGCACGGGCTGCTTGTTTTATCGGGAACTATCATGACTTAAAAGGCCATCGTAAAATGCTGGCCCAAGCTATGAAAACCTTTGATGAAAGCCATGATCTGTTAAAAAATGGTCATGTAGCCGATGGCTTTCCAAAGGAAGCCGATCCCCAAATTCTTGCCGAATTGGAAAAGCTGGACCAACCCTGGACCATGCTTAAATTTGCAGCCTCTGTGTTAAGAGATAGTGCAAGCCAGCCCGGTCTGGATGTTGATATGATTGCTGCCCTGAATATGGCGGCTCTCAAACAAGCCCACAGTGTTGTTGAAACCATGGCCCGAACCTATTCAGGTGATCAAAAAGCAACAGGAAGCAGCCGTTCTATTGACATTGCCGGGCGCCAACGCATGCTGTCACAAAAAGCCGCCAAGGAATTTTGTCTGGTCTCCTATGGACTAAACATTGATCAGAACCGTCAAGACCTCTTAAAAACAGTGCAGATGTTTGACAGCGCACTGGATGATTTACGCAACGGCAACCCTGCCCGTAACATCCCGCCTGCTCCCAGTCTCAATATCCGCACCGAACTGACCCAACTTAAAACCCAATGGCAAACCCCACGCGCCATTATGCTGGCCGTCGCCAATGGAACTGATGCCCGTGAAAAAGACTTCGATGTCATTGCCCAAACCAATGACGATATTTTAAAACAGGCCAACAAGGTTGTTGAAATGCTGGTGGCTTATTATGGCAGGTTCGAAAAATCCTAA
- a CDS encoding ribonucleotide-diphosphate reductase subunit beta, with amino-acid sequence MSLLDANPVYKPFSYPWCYEAWETQQKIHWLPEEVPLADDVKDWHKNLSEAERHLLTQIFRFFTQSDIEVNNCYMRHYTRVFQPTEVQMMLAAFSNMETIHIAAYSHLLDTIGIPEAEYAAFLQYKEMKDKYDYMQKFGVESKIDIATTLAVFGGFTEGLQLFASFAILLNFPRLNKMKGMGQIVTWSVRDETLHCNSIIKLYKTFLKENPEIDTEELHARLYEACATIIEHEDAFIDLCFEMGAVEGLTADEVKQYIRYIGDRRLEQLGLEAQHNIDKNPLPWLDAMLNAVEHANFFENRATEYSKAATRGTWDEAFE; translated from the coding sequence ATGTCCCTTCTGGATGCAAATCCCGTCTATAAGCCGTTCAGCTACCCCTGGTGTTACGAAGCCTGGGAAACCCAGCAGAAAATCCACTGGTTGCCAGAAGAAGTGCCGCTGGCTGACGATGTAAAAGACTGGCATAAAAACCTTTCAGAAGCTGAACGTCATCTGCTGACCCAGATTTTCCGTTTTTTCACCCAAAGCGACATTGAAGTAAACAACTGCTACATGCGTCATTACACCCGCGTGTTCCAACCCACCGAAGTGCAGATGATGCTGGCGGCTTTTTCCAATATGGAGACCATCCATATCGCCGCTTATTCCCACCTGCTGGACACCATCGGTATTCCTGAAGCTGAATATGCCGCCTTCCTTCAATATAAGGAAATGAAGGATAAATATGACTATATGCAAAAATTCGGCGTAGAGTCTAAAATTGATATCGCCACCACACTGGCCGTATTTGGCGGCTTTACCGAAGGGCTGCAACTGTTTGCCAGCTTCGCCATTTTGCTGAACTTCCCACGCCTTAATAAAATGAAGGGCATGGGTCAGATTGTCACCTGGTCGGTACGTGATGAGACCTTGCACTGCAATTCCATCATCAAGCTTTATAAAACCTTCCTCAAAGAAAACCCGGAAATTGATACTGAAGAACTGCATGCCCGCCTTTATGAGGCATGTGCGACCATTATCGAACATGAAGATGCCTTCATCGACCTGTGTTTTGAAATGGGCGCGGTTGAAGGGCTGACAGCTGATGAAGTGAAACAATATATTCGCTACATCGGGGATCGCCGCCTTGAACAATTGGGTCTTGAAGCGCAGCATAATATCGACAAAAACCCACTGCCCTGGCTGGATGCCATGCTCAACGCTGTTGAACATGCCAACTTCTTTGAAAACCGCGCAACGGAATATTCCAAGGCTGCCACCCGTGGCACATGGGATGAAGCGTTCGAATAA